From a region of the Gloeocapsa sp. DLM2.Bin57 genome:
- a CDS encoding lipid kinase, whose translation MSKKALLLINPRSRQGKKQFKLAVDILHELDFELVVIPCNHPQEIPEIINQQADNVDLVIIGGGDGTLNLAVDSLVTHNLPLGILPMGTANDLARTLGIPLGIKEACQVIASGKVDDIDLGWVNGKYFFNVASLGLSVKITENLSYQAKRRWGTLAYLITAIKVIRNSIPFEVEIIIGDTSVSVKTIQVAVGNGCYYGGGMAVAKDAKINDQRLDLYSLELENWWQIFPLIWTLPQGGHDILPWVRTLQAYPSQSIIIKSPKPLTINTDGELTVTTPATFKVIPQALRVFISN comes from the coding sequence GAAAAAAACAGTTTAAACTAGCTGTAGATATTCTTCATGAGCTTGATTTTGAGTTAGTGGTTATTCCTTGTAATCATCCTCAAGAAATCCCAGAGATTATCAACCAACAAGCTGATAATGTGGATTTAGTGATTATTGGTGGGGGAGATGGAACTCTTAATCTAGCGGTTGATAGTTTAGTGACTCATAATCTCCCTTTAGGTATTTTACCCATGGGTACTGCTAATGATTTAGCTCGTACTCTAGGTATTCCTTTAGGGATTAAAGAAGCTTGTCAGGTAATAGCTTCGGGTAAGGTTGATGATATTGATTTGGGTTGGGTTAATGGTAAATATTTTTTTAATGTAGCTAGTTTAGGTTTAAGTGTCAAAATTACTGAAAATCTTTCTTATCAAGCTAAACGTCGTTGGGGTACTTTAGCTTATCTAATTACTGCTATCAAAGTTATTCGTAATAGTATTCCTTTTGAGGTTGAAATTATTATAGGCGATACTTCTGTCTCTGTCAAAACTATCCAAGTTGCTGTAGGTAATGGCTGTTATTATGGTGGGGGAATGGCTGTAGCTAAAGATGCTAAAATTAATGACCAACGTTTAGATTTATATAGTTTAGAGTTAGAAAATTGGTGGCAAATTTTCCCTTTGATTTGGACTTTACCCCAGGGAGGACACGATATTTTACCCTGGGTGCGAACCCTTCAAGCTTACCCTTCTCAAAGCATTATTATTAAGTCTCCTAAACCTTTAACCATCAATACCGATGGAGAGTTGACCGTTACTACTCCTGCTACTTTTAAGGTTATTCCTCAAGCCTTG